Proteins encoded in a region of the Haloglomus salinum genome:
- a CDS encoding DUF2250 domain-containing protein has translation MVSQAEIDRLRLEADTIMTRYEAVREALETARTESGDHWEDGELDVTLQTPHGEPIELTLDLDADPSSNAQQRYERASELEAELERKQAVVGQLAPMPAEPVAYLLLYHLDTVEGNYPRSMAGHLDAERGQVEDLCEELERVGFLERLESGTVKQRRAKAKQSDEVRQHHTYYRLSREGDHLLRFLEEREGKLNVLRHLPDGQTIVRRLARGGPDYARMTANELGMAFEYVRHCYRALRRVGLVTEYEGGTIKASERKLKPKDETHRKHTYYVATDIADTLLRELDE, from the coding sequence ATGGTCTCCCAGGCCGAGATCGACCGGCTTCGTCTCGAGGCCGATACCATCATGACTCGCTACGAGGCGGTCCGGGAGGCGCTGGAGACGGCCCGTACCGAGTCTGGTGACCACTGGGAGGACGGCGAGTTGGACGTGACACTCCAGACGCCCCACGGTGAGCCAATCGAGCTCACGCTCGATCTCGACGCCGATCCGTCGAGCAACGCTCAGCAGCGATACGAACGGGCGTCGGAGCTGGAAGCCGAACTGGAACGCAAGCAGGCCGTCGTGGGACAACTGGCGCCGATGCCCGCGGAGCCGGTTGCGTACCTGCTCCTGTATCATCTCGATACCGTCGAGGGGAACTACCCACGCTCGATGGCCGGGCATCTCGACGCCGAGCGTGGACAGGTCGAGGACCTGTGTGAGGAGCTAGAGCGCGTGGGGTTCCTGGAGCGCCTCGAATCTGGGACCGTCAAGCAGCGGCGGGCGAAGGCCAAGCAGAGCGACGAGGTCCGACAGCATCACACCTACTACCGCCTCTCCCGGGAGGGTGACCACCTGCTACGCTTCCTCGAGGAACGGGAGGGGAAGCTGAACGTGTTGCGGCATCTCCCCGACGGGCAGACCATCGTTCGCCGGTTAGCTCGTGGGGGGCCTGATTACGCGCGGATGACGGCGAACGAGTTGGGGATGGCGTTCGAGTACGTCCGGCACTGCTACCGGGCGCTTCGCCGCGTCGGGCTCGTCACCGAGTACGAGGGGGGCACGATCAAGGCGAGCGAGCGGAAACTGAAGCCGAAGGACGAGACCCATCGGAAGCACACCTACTACGTGGCGACCGACATCGCCGATACGTTGCTGCGGGAGCTAGATGAGTAA
- a CDS encoding ubiquitin-like small modifier protein 1, with the protein MEVVVYGSLRSATGSKEVTLSPTEQTVAGVIEALCDAYPRAESHLVDDEDALRPSVRVAVDGETADMDRSCPPDAKIEIFPAMRGG; encoded by the coding sequence ATGGAGGTCGTCGTCTACGGGTCGCTCCGCTCGGCTACCGGATCGAAGGAGGTCACGCTCTCGCCGACGGAGCAGACCGTCGCGGGCGTCATCGAAGCACTCTGCGATGCGTATCCACGGGCGGAGTCGCATCTGGTCGACGATGAGGATGCGCTCCGTCCCAGCGTTCGTGTCGCTGTCGACGGCGAGACCGCCGACATGGATAGGTCCTGTCCGCCGGACGCCAAAATCGAGATTTTCCCCGCGATGCGGGGCGGCTGA
- a CDS encoding acetamidase/formamidase family protein, with the protein MSQQIQQELEVDAFTLGLVGPEQEWAGTVADGGTVRTHTPPACWGPMITPKFRGGHEVTRPIRVENAEPGDALVVRIKDVEVTSVATSTGSMREREEAFGDDPFVDHVCPECGAEWPESVVEGIGEEAIRCAECGANASSFGFEFGYTVAFDDDRTVGVTVGPEGADQLANNADEAMALPENSRQHPILLYGPDADEIPGTLGRLRPFIGNIGTTPAREFPDSHNAGDFGQFLIGAEHDWGLPDEAALEARTDGHLDSNDVRPGATLICPVRIEGGGLYVGDLHANQGDGELSLHTTDVSGRTELEVEVIKDLDLGGPLLLPNEEDLPHIAQPYTDAEREAGQVVADEYDVDDLADAAPIQVIGSGATINEATENAFDRAGDLLDMTEGEVRGRCTFTGGVEIARLPGVVQLSMLAPMERLEAVGLAETVRAQYGL; encoded by the coding sequence ATGTCCCAACAGATCCAACAGGAACTCGAGGTCGACGCGTTCACCCTCGGGCTGGTCGGACCCGAGCAGGAATGGGCCGGGACGGTCGCCGACGGCGGAACCGTGCGGACCCACACGCCACCGGCCTGCTGGGGACCGATGATCACACCGAAGTTCCGTGGCGGCCACGAGGTGACACGGCCGATCCGGGTCGAGAACGCCGAGCCGGGTGACGCCCTCGTCGTCCGGATCAAGGACGTCGAGGTGACGAGCGTCGCCACCAGCACCGGGAGTATGCGCGAGCGAGAGGAGGCGTTCGGAGACGACCCGTTCGTCGATCACGTCTGCCCGGAGTGTGGTGCCGAGTGGCCCGAGAGCGTCGTCGAAGGCATCGGCGAGGAGGCTATCCGCTGTGCGGAGTGCGGGGCGAACGCCTCCTCGTTCGGCTTCGAGTTCGGCTACACCGTCGCGTTCGATGACGACCGGACCGTCGGCGTGACCGTCGGGCCCGAGGGAGCCGACCAGCTCGCGAACAACGCTGATGAGGCGATGGCACTCCCGGAGAACTCCCGGCAGCATCCCATCCTCCTGTACGGCCCCGACGCTGACGAGATTCCGGGCACGCTCGGCCGGCTTCGGCCGTTCATCGGCAACATCGGGACGACGCCGGCCCGGGAGTTCCCGGACTCGCATAACGCCGGCGACTTCGGCCAGTTCCTCATCGGCGCCGAGCACGACTGGGGCCTACCTGACGAGGCAGCCCTCGAAGCACGGACCGACGGCCACCTCGACTCCAACGATGTCCGTCCGGGGGCGACGCTCATCTGTCCGGTCCGCATCGAGGGCGGCGGGCTCTACGTCGGCGACCTGCACGCCAACCAGGGGGACGGTGAGCTCTCGCTCCACACGACCGACGTGAGCGGCCGGACCGAGCTGGAGGTGGAGGTCATCAAGGACCTCGACCTGGGCGGGCCGCTCCTCCTGCCCAACGAGGAGGACCTGCCCCACATCGCACAACCGTACACGGACGCCGAGCGCGAGGCCGGGCAGGTCGTCGCCGATGAGTACGATGTCGACGACCTCGCCGATGCTGCGCCGATTCAGGTAATCGGGTCCGGGGCGACGATCAACGAGGCAACGGAGAACGCCTTCGACCGGGCCGGCGACCTGCTCGACATGACCGAGGGCGAGGTCCGTGGCCGGTGTACGTTCACCGGCGGCGTCGAGATCGCCCGGCTACCAGGGGTCGTGCAGCTGTCGATGCTCGCGCCGATGGAGAGACTCGAAGCGGTCGGCCTGGCCGAGACGGTCCGCGCCCAGTACGGCCTGTAG
- the xseA gene encoding exodeoxyribonuclease VII large subunit, whose translation MANVDQPGGGDVDLPDGTWSVAELNEEITTILEASNDRLPTYVVGEVSDVSHYDFGTFFDLRDLDGEALISCLAWSYAIDGFDHDLEAGTSAVVQASVEYHAEKGNMQLMVSDYWPLGESARVQELEALRAALDEEGLLDADRKREVPAYPRTVGVVTSLSGSAREDVCSAIHDRAPGVDVKLCGATVQGENAVSSVIGAVEHLDRDPTVDVLIVTRGGGADADLWCFNAEPLVRRLGDCRTPVVAAIGHEDDRTLADDVADERCMTPTDAGVNAVPDMAVVRRGIGDLERRIDDAYRGFVDGRLEELDRRVATAHESLQQTVATQRAERRGQLQRASALEARIHGAYASLVADRLDGLEQRLDGALRDLEHAAETEAVTARAARGRVADLEARIDGAYETRVERELASLETRIESAYREREADARVAAGTAEARRLRVVVAVLLAVLVIGGVVVAALLLGLV comes from the coding sequence GTGGCGAACGTCGACCAGCCAGGAGGTGGGGACGTTGACCTCCCGGACGGCACCTGGTCCGTCGCCGAACTCAACGAGGAGATCACGACCATCCTCGAGGCGTCGAATGACCGCCTCCCGACCTACGTCGTCGGCGAGGTGTCCGACGTGAGCCACTACGACTTCGGGACGTTCTTCGACCTCCGAGATCTCGACGGGGAGGCTCTCATCTCCTGTCTGGCGTGGTCATACGCTATCGACGGCTTCGACCACGACCTCGAGGCGGGCACGTCGGCGGTCGTCCAGGCGTCGGTCGAGTACCACGCCGAGAAAGGCAATATGCAGCTCATGGTCAGCGACTACTGGCCGCTTGGCGAGAGCGCCCGGGTGCAGGAACTCGAGGCGTTGCGGGCGGCGCTCGACGAGGAGGGACTGTTGGATGCTGACCGGAAGCGGGAAGTGCCCGCGTATCCCCGAACGGTCGGCGTCGTTACCTCGCTGTCGGGGTCGGCGCGTGAGGACGTCTGTTCGGCCATCCACGACCGGGCGCCCGGTGTGGACGTGAAGCTCTGTGGGGCGACCGTGCAGGGTGAGAACGCGGTGTCCTCGGTCATCGGCGCAGTCGAGCACCTAGACCGTGACCCGACGGTGGACGTGCTGATCGTGACCCGTGGTGGGGGCGCCGATGCGGATCTCTGGTGTTTCAACGCTGAGCCGCTTGTCCGCCGGCTCGGGGACTGCCGGACGCCCGTGGTTGCGGCTATCGGCCACGAGGACGACCGGACGCTGGCCGACGACGTGGCCGACGAGCGGTGCATGACGCCGACCGACGCGGGTGTGAACGCGGTGCCCGACATGGCGGTCGTTCGGCGTGGCATCGGTGACCTGGAGCGACGCATCGACGACGCGTATCGCGGGTTCGTCGACGGGCGGCTGGAGGAGTTGGACCGGCGGGTGGCGACGGCCCACGAATCGCTCCAGCAGACCGTGGCGACGCAGCGAGCGGAGCGTCGGGGGCAGTTGCAGCGCGCCTCGGCGCTGGAGGCCCGTATCCACGGGGCGTACGCGTCGCTGGTGGCCGACCGGCTCGATGGGTTGGAACAACGACTGGATGGGGCCCTGCGTGACCTCGAGCACGCCGCCGAGACCGAGGCTGTGACTGCGCGGGCAGCCCGCGGTCGGGTGGCCGATCTGGAGGCGCGAATCGATGGGGCGTACGAGACTCGCGTCGAGCGTGAACTGGCCTCGCTGGAGACGCGCATCGAGAGCGCCTATCGGGAGCGGGAAGCGGATGCCCGTGTGGCGGCCGGGACCGCGGAGGCACGACGGCTGCGCGTGGTCGTGGCCGTGTTGCTGGCTGTACTGGTGATCGGTGGCGTGGTTGTGGCGGCCCTGTTGCTGGGGCTGGTGTGA
- a CDS encoding TRAM domain-containing protein: MEISDQLRCLFSAQITEQGGSYHVEIPEQELQLGTLSENETYRVAVLETDADTESETTADTKSEPEPTESPDRDHPEPPVEEGETLTVEIENLGDQGDGITRVERGFVVIVPDTEQGERVRIEIADVKQTVAFGEVVERLSYYD; the protein is encoded by the coding sequence ATGGAGATCTCGGACCAACTCCGATGTCTGTTTTCCGCGCAGATAACCGAACAGGGCGGGAGCTACCACGTTGAGATTCCCGAACAGGAGCTGCAGCTCGGCACACTCTCGGAGAACGAGACGTATCGCGTGGCCGTCCTCGAGACGGACGCCGATACCGAGAGCGAGACGACAGCCGACACCAAGAGCGAGCCGGAGCCGACTGAATCCCCTGACCGCGACCACCCCGAGCCGCCAGTCGAGGAAGGAGAGACACTGACAGTAGAAATCGAGAACCTCGGTGACCAGGGCGACGGCATCACTCGCGTCGAGCGCGGGTTCGTCGTCATCGTCCCGGACACTGAACAGGGCGAACGCGTCCGCATCGAGATCGCGGACGTCAAGCAGACCGTCGCGTTCGGTGAGGTCGTGGAGCGGCTGAGTTACTACGACTGA
- a CDS encoding exodeoxyribonuclease VII small subunit, whose product MSASGDADEWGISERIDRLEAIAETLEDGEIGLERAKELREEADEHLDVLREELDVGDGEIIEMDAEAVDVDGDES is encoded by the coding sequence ATGAGTGCATCAGGGGACGCCGACGAGTGGGGCATCAGCGAGCGGATCGACCGGCTGGAAGCGATTGCCGAGACGCTCGAGGACGGGGAGATCGGGCTGGAACGAGCGAAGGAGTTGCGTGAAGAGGCCGACGAGCATCTGGACGTGCTCCGCGAGGAGCTGGATGTGGGTGATGGGGAGATCATCGAGATGGACGCCGAGGCAGTCGATGTCGATGGGGACG